A genomic stretch from Lathyrus oleraceus cultivar Zhongwan6 chromosome 2, CAAS_Psat_ZW6_1.0, whole genome shotgun sequence includes:
- the LOC127121107 gene encoding uncharacterized protein LOC127121107, with amino-acid sequence MMKIKHAIFLCLCAMLLISIVAIEPYEHENQFGEIEKPMRNIDGVVIRLTNGEGRGRNEPLFPDCEKDGGSEGGNCGGHEVEEGITENAIPIPNGVSQSRWWTRKAPVEKIPVEN; translated from the exons ATGATGAAAATCAAGCATGCTATCTTCTTGTGCTTATGTGCAATGCTACTAATCTCTATTGTGGCAATTGAGCCTTATGAACACGAGAATCAAT TTGGTGAAATAGAGAAACCAATGAGAAACATTGATGGAGTTGTAATACGTTTAACCAATGGTGAAGGCCGTGGCAGAAACGAGCCACTCTTTCCCGATTGCGAGAAAGACGGCGGCAGTGAAGGTGGAAATTGTGGCGGACATGAGGTCGAGGAGGGCATCACTGAAAACGCCATTCCTATTCCTAACGGTGTAAGTCAAAGTCGTTGGTGGACACGCAAAGCACCAGTGGAGAAAATTCCTGTGGAAAACTAG